A region of Rhodamnia argentea isolate NSW1041297 chromosome 9, ASM2092103v1, whole genome shotgun sequence DNA encodes the following proteins:
- the LOC125316628 gene encoding uncharacterized protein LOC125316628: MKKGETIKQDATRWRNVASRLKPVPPERELMKLFVSTLPRTMRSRILGSAATSFGHLIAMAEEIESGMKKGWYGDVATSTKRFTAKKDKEPVSQVNMTYARKPMARVPVVQIPNQQQGNFSAQRQKGNLRPPRQFTPLHGTPSQVLAVLRKKGLLTSEPLRLGNTNSPRYDPSKKCDYHCGEPGYDADGCYVLKHRIQDLLDSKAFSFQNNSQPNTKNNPLPDHSSKVNAVFSYEGGRRGVFKIRVVDIFNALVRAGYYQVGEIVSFGQLEERISTLMENGLIVRANQTEVVATISQIVIDWDQEFAALALSQSESSPKVKAVEADVASLIKSDPELADMPALEDAIDDELGIVIPETPVITSPEPFPYKDGKAVPWSYDLALITRSGRAYNDDQPAKRVAEKDAKEFFAVIKTSEYNIVDRF, from the coding sequence atgaagaaaggagagacGATTAAGCAGGacgccaccaggtggaggaatgtggcatctcgcCTAAAGCCGGTACCCCCTGAgcgagagctcatgaaattgtttgtctcCACTTTACCTCGGACGATGCGGTCACGAATCCTTGGATCTGCTGCGACGTCGTTCGGTCACCTCATCGCGATGGCTGAGGAGATTGAGagcggtatgaagaaaggttggtacggagATGTTGCCACTAGTACCAAGAGATTCAcggcaaagaaagacaaagagccTGTCTcacaggttaacatgacctatgcCCGAAAACCCATGGCCCGGGTGCCGGTCGTGCAGATCCCTAACCAGCAGCAGGGCAACTTTAGTGCACAAcggcaaaaaggaaatttacgTCCTCCTCGGCAATTTACTCCTCTACACGGGACCCCGTCACAGGTGCTTGCGGTCTTACGTAAGAAAGGGCTTCTGACTTCCGAACCTCTACGACTTGGTAACACGAACTCACCAAGGTATGACCCTTCAAAGAAGTGTGACTACCATTGTGGTGAACCCGGATATGATGCAGATGGCTGTTATGTGTTGAAACACCGCATTCAAGACTTGCTCGAttccaaagcattttcatttcaaaacaATAGTCAGCCAAATAccaagaataatcctttgccggatcactcAAGCAAGGTTAATGCTGTCTTTAGTTACGAAGGCGGACGAAGAGGTGTTTTTAAGATCCGGGTGGTTGACATTTTCAATGCTCTGGTTAGAGCAGGCTATTATCAGGTTGGAGAAATAGTATCGTTCGGCCAGCTGGAAGAAAGAATCTCAACTCTTATGGAGAACGGGTTGATAGTCCGGGCGAATCAAACCGAGGTAGTAGCCACTATATCTCAGATTGTAATTGACTGGGATCAAGAATTCGCTGCTTTGGCTCTATCTCAATCTGAATCTTCTCCAAAGGTTAAAGCAGTAGAAGCCGACGTGGCTAGTCTAATTAAGAGTGATCCGGAGTTAGCCGATATGCCCGCCTTGGAGGACGCAATagatgatgaactcggaattgTTATACCCGAGACTCCGGTGATTACTTCCCCCGAGCCTTTTCCTTATAAAGATggcaaggcggttccttggtcctatgaCCTTGCCTTGATAACAAGGTCCGGACGTGCTTATAATGATGATCAGCCCGCCAAGCGGGTAGCTGAAAAGGATGCAAAGGAATTTTTTGCTGTGATCAAGACAAGTGAGTACAACATTGTTGATCGATTCTGA